From a region of the uncultured Draconibacterium sp. genome:
- a CDS encoding capsule assembly Wzi family protein yields MIWKHYLLVAFILLVTEQVGAQALSSNFDQLEDYYRREQLLGNIETDYSFVSYPLFPTKAFGVNDPHRPNETTGNFFDKDVNELLGKSLPSDLSLKLLPLVWTNQYNSHHPEDWNDGAMIPAKGYQTFISGGLYFNVALRDDLPSLSIKIQPEYIYASNPEYDGFPLTRENPELATLRWAQYYFNTLNYIDQPERFGNDAYNQFNWGQSSVRINYKAISLGFSNENLWWGPGRRNSLLMSNTAPGFRHYTLNTTSPVRTPVGSFEGQIVIGNLIASGYLPPNSEVKDHNGMLFYSPKRQDDRYFNGMILNYSPKWVKGLHLGLIRSFQMYKIDMDDSFDAYLPIFSSFREKKLQEQADDTEEGELSNHQKRDAYYSFFMRYVWPKAHVEIYAEYGLADNHWDGRDFMVEMEHSRAFNYGFRKLIELPAKDQVIQVGMEITHLAKNPTSVLRGTQGAYQQGSKTWYTGVGVRQGYTHRGQLLGAGIGPGSNLMSLNAGWNKGLKAIGVQLERYAHNEDFHNETIKDIRMHWVDLAAALNGSWDYKNLLFSLNLKFVGAKNYQWVYDFNWNDYWDNSSGEDVFNFHGKLGIMYRF; encoded by the coding sequence ATGATCTGGAAACATTATCTATTAGTAGCTTTTATACTTCTTGTTACCGAACAAGTTGGTGCACAAGCGCTTTCAAGCAACTTCGATCAGTTGGAAGATTATTACCGAAGAGAACAATTACTCGGTAATATCGAGACCGATTATTCTTTTGTATCTTATCCCCTTTTCCCTACCAAGGCTTTTGGGGTAAATGATCCACACCGGCCAAATGAGACCACGGGAAATTTTTTTGACAAGGATGTTAATGAGCTTTTGGGTAAAAGTTTGCCCTCAGATCTCTCGCTCAAACTGCTTCCTTTAGTTTGGACCAATCAATACAATTCGCACCATCCGGAAGACTGGAACGATGGAGCTATGATTCCTGCCAAAGGTTATCAGACCTTTATTAGCGGAGGCCTCTATTTTAATGTTGCCTTGAGGGATGACCTTCCTTCGTTATCCATAAAAATACAACCTGAATATATCTACGCTTCCAATCCCGAGTATGATGGGTTCCCATTAACCCGTGAAAACCCGGAGCTGGCAACTTTAAGATGGGCCCAATATTATTTTAATACCTTAAACTATATCGACCAGCCGGAACGTTTTGGCAATGATGCCTACAACCAGTTTAACTGGGGACAAAGCAGTGTTCGCATAAACTACAAAGCCATTTCGCTGGGTTTTTCCAACGAAAACCTCTGGTGGGGCCCCGGCAGAAGGAATAGTCTTTTAATGAGCAATACGGCACCTGGTTTTCGCCATTATACCCTAAATACCACCAGTCCTGTTCGAACACCTGTAGGCTCGTTTGAAGGACAAATTGTAATTGGAAATTTAATCGCGTCGGGCTACCTCCCTCCCAACAGCGAAGTGAAAGATCATAACGGCATGCTTTTTTATTCGCCCAAACGACAAGACGACCGTTATTTTAATGGGATGATCCTGAATTACAGTCCAAAGTGGGTAAAAGGCTTGCATCTGGGCCTGATACGTAGCTTTCAAATGTATAAAATCGATATGGACGACTCTTTCGACGCTTACCTACCCATTTTTAGTTCTTTCCGTGAAAAGAAATTACAAGAACAGGCTGATGACACTGAGGAAGGAGAATTGAGCAATCACCAGAAGAGAGACGCATACTATTCATTTTTTATGCGCTATGTGTGGCCCAAAGCTCATGTTGAAATATATGCGGAATATGGCCTGGCTGACAATCACTGGGACGGAAGAGATTTTATGGTGGAAATGGAACACTCAAGAGCCTTTAATTATGGATTCCGAAAACTAATTGAACTCCCGGCAAAAGATCAGGTTATACAGGTGGGCATGGAGATCACCCATTTGGCAAAAAATCCAACCTCGGTATTAAGGGGAACACAGGGCGCTTACCAGCAGGGCAGCAAAACCTGGTACACCGGAGTTGGTGTCCGGCAGGGTTATACCCACCGGGGACAACTACTGGGTGCAGGTATCGGGCCGGGTAGTAACCTGATGAGCTTAAATGCGGGATGGAACAAAGGTTTGAAAGCCATTGGTGTACAACTGGAACGATATGCCCACAACGAAGATTTCCACAATGAAACCATAAAGGATATACGAATGCATTGGGTAGATCTGGCAGCCGCATTAAACGGGAGCTGGGATTATAAAAACCTGTTATTTTCATTAAATTTAAAATTTGTTGGAGCCAAAAACTACCAATGGGTCTATGACTTTAACTGGAACGATTACTGGGATAACAGTAGTGGCGAAGATGTTTTTAATTTCCATGGTAAGTTGGGAATTATGTATCGTTTCTAG
- a CDS encoding capsule assembly Wzi family protein produces the protein MYTKYKHLIFLSILFFIAIGSSRAQSLSLNKQNLNDYYRRQQLLGNVDSTISFTSRPLFSEALDKDDIFDPENTLRHSNLNNFNDNFTFHKERGQFTLLPVSIMNQFNSHHPEGINDGSMIPARSAQMRADLGFYFKYSLLSITFNPELVYAHNKLYDGFPAGYKTTLDMQFPNSKGTIDLPERIGGFHYTKFFLGQSSVRLTYKPISIGLSSENLWWGPGYKNSLLMTNSAPGFLHLTLNTVRPVKTPIGSFEGQIIGGRLEESGYTEGLPDDWRYLNAMVLSYQPRWVPGLFLGFTRSFMTYSEDMGSGFSDYLPVLSFLSKSSGGSNEDVDSQRQDQRISMFARWLFPESHAEIYFEFGREDHSWDMRDFLMEPSHSSAYILGAHKLLGFKGDRYFQVRGEITQMAASQTNVNRRSTYKQQAGTWYYHYQLTHGYTHKGQLLGAGIEPGSNTQTLEISWNRDIKQVGVEFERYVHNNNFWYNYNKDFRANWVDLSTSIFANWDYKNFLVYGKIKLVSSRNYQWLYEPTFAEVQADYWTHPDNTINLHTQLGISYRF, from the coding sequence ATGTACACAAAATATAAACACCTGATTTTCTTATCCATACTATTTTTTATTGCCATAGGAAGTAGTAGGGCTCAATCCTTATCCTTAAACAAACAAAACCTGAACGACTATTACCGTCGTCAGCAATTACTGGGAAATGTGGATTCGACCATTTCTTTTACCTCCCGGCCTTTATTCTCGGAAGCACTGGACAAGGATGATATTTTCGATCCGGAAAATACATTAAGGCATTCCAACCTCAATAATTTTAACGACAACTTTACCTTTCACAAAGAAAGAGGACAGTTTACCCTGCTTCCGGTGAGCATAATGAATCAATTCAACAGCCATCATCCGGAGGGCATTAACGATGGATCGATGATTCCGGCTAGAAGTGCACAAATGCGCGCCGACCTGGGGTTCTATTTTAAATACAGCCTGCTGAGTATAACCTTTAATCCGGAATTGGTGTATGCCCACAATAAACTGTATGACGGTTTTCCTGCCGGCTACAAAACCACGCTGGATATGCAATTTCCAAACTCGAAAGGGACCATTGACCTGCCGGAGCGAATCGGTGGTTTTCATTATACGAAATTCTTTTTAGGCCAGAGCAGTGTGCGTTTAACTTATAAACCCATCTCCATTGGCTTATCATCCGAAAACCTCTGGTGGGGCCCGGGATATAAAAATTCCCTGCTCATGACCAACTCAGCACCCGGTTTTTTACACCTTACTTTAAATACCGTACGCCCTGTAAAAACCCCCATTGGTTCGTTCGAAGGACAAATTATTGGTGGGAGACTGGAAGAATCAGGTTATACGGAAGGTTTACCGGATGACTGGCGTTATTTAAATGCCATGGTATTGAGCTACCAACCCCGTTGGGTACCGGGTTTGTTTTTAGGCTTTACCCGCAGTTTTATGACCTATTCGGAAGATATGGGGTCAGGATTTTCGGACTATTTGCCGGTACTTAGTTTTCTCTCCAAAAGCTCGGGCGGTTCCAACGAAGATGTGGATAGTCAGCGACAAGATCAACGTATTTCAATGTTTGCCAGATGGCTTTTCCCGGAATCGCATGCAGAGATTTATTTTGAATTTGGCCGTGAAGACCATTCCTGGGACATGCGTGACTTTTTGATGGAACCTTCACATTCTTCGGCCTATATTCTTGGCGCACATAAATTATTGGGCTTTAAAGGAGACCGTTATTTCCAGGTGCGGGGAGAAATTACCCAAATGGCTGCAAGTCAGACTAACGTAAACAGAAGGAGCACCTATAAGCAACAGGCAGGGACATGGTATTACCATTATCAACTTACACATGGTTATACCCACAAAGGACAGTTACTGGGTGCAGGAATCGAGCCGGGAAGCAATACACAAACCTTAGAGATTAGTTGGAACCGAGACATTAAACAAGTGGGTGTCGAATTTGAACGTTATGTGCACAATAATAATTTCTGGTACAATTACAACAAAGATTTCCGGGCCAACTGGGTAGATTTAAGCACCTCGATTTTTGCCAACTGGGATTATAAAAACTTTTTGGTATACGGAAAAATAAAGCTGGTTAGCAGCAGAAATTACCAGTGGCTTTACGAACCCACATTTGCCGAAGTGCAAGCCGATTACTGGACACATCCTGACAACACAATTAACCTGCATACACAATTGGGTATATCATACAGGTTTTGA
- a CDS encoding glycosyltransferase family A protein, whose amino-acid sequence MQTSPLISIIVPCYNQGKYLTECLNSVHSQRYENYEIVVINDGSTDAHTNKTVREISHPKVTVLQTENRGVSAARNRGIKNSTGRYILPLDADDKIGANFIQQAIEVLEKNEDIKVANCKVALFGTKNGILPVETYSLEKLLARNFIVVSAIFRRSDFEQTEGYNPNMREGFEDWDFWITLLKNGGAVHTLNDTGFFYRIKRNSRNASVISNREHYRKLRHQIYLNHQNIYSKHLLDPQESFEFELITQSREYKLGTILLKPIRTLYRLFH is encoded by the coding sequence ATGCAGACTTCTCCATTAATTTCCATTATCGTTCCTTGTTACAATCAGGGTAAATATCTGACTGAGTGTCTCAATAGTGTTCATTCACAGCGCTACGAAAATTACGAGATAGTTGTAATAAATGATGGCAGTACCGACGCGCATACCAACAAAACAGTACGAGAGATTTCGCACCCCAAAGTAACTGTTCTGCAAACAGAAAACCGGGGCGTTTCCGCTGCCCGCAACCGGGGAATAAAGAATTCGACAGGAAGATACATTTTACCGTTGGATGCCGATGATAAAATCGGAGCAAATTTTATTCAGCAGGCAATTGAAGTTCTGGAAAAAAACGAAGACATTAAAGTGGCAAATTGCAAAGTCGCACTTTTTGGGACAAAAAATGGTATTTTACCTGTTGAAACCTATTCGCTGGAAAAGCTGCTGGCAAGAAATTTTATTGTTGTTTCAGCAATTTTCCGAAGATCGGATTTTGAACAAACAGAGGGATATAATCCGAACATGAGGGAAGGTTTTGAGGACTGGGATTTTTGGATAACATTGCTAAAAAACGGAGGTGCTGTACATACCTTAAATGACACTGGATTTTTTTATCGGATTAAAAGAAATTCAAGAAATGCTTCCGTAATCTCAAACCGGGAGCATTACCGTAAACTGAGGCATCAAATTTATCTAAATCACCAGAATATTTACTCAAAACACTTACTGGACCCCCAGGAATCTTTTGAATTTGAACTAATTACTCAGTCGCGCGAATACAAGTTAGGAACAATACTGCTAAAGCCCATACGAACTCTTTATCGTTTATTCCATTGA
- a CDS encoding glycosyltransferase family 2 protein has product MKIEILLATYNSANYLRDLLDSLVAQSYTNWDILVHDDGSDDQTMAIFKEFEKQQGREIKILSSDKNLGPMRSFEKLLEYSSAEYIMFCDQDDVWLPHKIEESLACIQQLEQNNPDKAALVFSDLEVVDEQLNTINPSFWNYSKVNPENVYNAYKLLINNPAPGCTFIMNKKVKPLVLPFPEQARMHDWWVILKVAESGVIDYIKKPGLLYRQHKKNKVGAEPIKNTYLLSRMANLSLTVKRNKESYQMMKCLSNDYSLLKLFWYKLRISLTKLL; this is encoded by the coding sequence ATGAAGATAGAGATTTTACTGGCAACATATAATAGCGCAAATTACCTCAGGGATCTTCTCGATTCGCTTGTTGCACAATCGTATACCAACTGGGACATATTGGTACACGATGATGGTTCGGACGACCAAACCATGGCTATTTTTAAAGAGTTTGAAAAGCAACAAGGCCGTGAGATTAAAATATTGAGCAGTGATAAAAATCTGGGGCCAATGCGAAGTTTCGAAAAACTGTTGGAATACAGTTCTGCTGAATACATCATGTTTTGCGATCAGGATGATGTTTGGCTACCTCATAAAATTGAAGAATCATTAGCTTGTATTCAGCAACTGGAGCAGAATAACCCCGATAAAGCGGCATTGGTTTTTAGCGATCTGGAAGTCGTGGATGAGCAATTAAATACCATAAATCCATCATTCTGGAACTACTCGAAAGTTAATCCCGAGAATGTTTATAATGCCTACAAACTCTTAATTAATAATCCGGCTCCGGGTTGTACTTTTATCATGAACAAGAAGGTAAAACCACTGGTTCTGCCATTTCCGGAGCAAGCCAGGATGCACGACTGGTGGGTTATTTTAAAAGTTGCAGAATCAGGGGTAATTGACTACATAAAAAAGCCGGGCTTACTATACCGGCAACACAAAAAAAATAAAGTTGGTGCAGAGCCCATTAAAAACACCTACCTGTTATCGCGAATGGCCAATTTATCGCTCACCGTAAAAAGAAATAAGGAAAGCTACCAAATGATGAAATGTTTATCAAATGATTATTCACTCCTTAAACTTTTCTGGTACAAACTACGCATATCGCTGACTAAACTCCTCTGA
- a CDS encoding glycosyltransferase family 2 protein, translating into MVISVCIPTYNGELYIKEQLDSILNQTRAVDEIIISDDSSTDKTVEIIRSYNHPKIKLFEKQRFSNPIFNLEFALKQAKGDYIFLADQDDVWMPDKVEVLVNELAISKLVISDGVVINQEGKEIASSIFDIYNSRKGFCKNLVKNSYMGCCIAFHKDLLPIVIPFPKKIAMHDLWIGLNAELYTKPVFCPAKLIKYRRHDFNKTPLDSKTNSNSLFYKISFRITMFILLMVRFFYKKRN; encoded by the coding sequence ATGGTTATTTCGGTTTGTATACCTACTTATAATGGCGAGCTCTACATAAAGGAACAGCTCGATTCGATTCTGAACCAGACCCGGGCTGTAGATGAAATTATTATTTCGGATGATTCGTCGACCGACAAAACGGTTGAAATTATCCGGTCGTATAACCATCCAAAAATAAAGTTATTCGAAAAGCAACGCTTTTCAAATCCAATTTTCAACCTCGAATTTGCTTTAAAACAGGCCAAAGGCGACTACATATTTTTAGCCGATCAGGACGATGTATGGATGCCCGACAAAGTTGAGGTTCTGGTCAATGAATTGGCTATAAGTAAACTGGTAATTTCGGACGGAGTGGTAATAAACCAGGAGGGTAAAGAAATTGCTTCATCAATATTTGACATCTATAACTCACGAAAGGGCTTTTGTAAGAACCTCGTAAAAAACTCTTACATGGGTTGTTGTATCGCTTTTCATAAAGACTTATTACCGATTGTAATCCCCTTCCCGAAAAAAATTGCCATGCACGATTTATGGATCGGGCTGAATGCAGAATTGTATACAAAACCGGTATTCTGCCCCGCCAAACTTATAAAATACAGAAGGCATGATTTTAACAAAACACCGTTGGATTCAAAGACCAATTCCAATTCACTGTTTTATAAAATTTCTTTTCGGATTACCATGTTTATACTTTTAATGGTTCGCTTTTTTTATAAAAAACGAAACTGA
- a CDS encoding glycosyltransferase family 2 protein translates to METPRIVVLILNYNSWEATVAYIRQLKLQQGIMLSILVVDNCSTDNSYTALGQHLQDEEHVDIIQSEYNGGYAYGNNFGLKYLQQKIPENTFVVVSNNDISIDNPKLLEQLTNSYQQCNDIAFISPLMHMDGRPARNAAWKIPGFSYDIRTVVGFNRAKANEAVYYDLPTQQKPMAVDCLTGSFFMGKLETFIQLDFFDDRTFLYEEERILGLKVKKAGLKNYLALQLGFFHENSTIISKEMNHLAQLQHLLNSRIVFHKFHADTNIFLQNFLKLFYALFLFAKKLQLKFRKSK, encoded by the coding sequence ATGGAAACTCCTCGTATAGTTGTACTAATTCTGAATTATAATTCGTGGGAAGCCACTGTTGCCTACATCCGGCAATTAAAGCTGCAGCAAGGTATAATGCTTTCCATATTAGTGGTCGACAACTGTTCAACGGATAATTCCTATACCGCTCTGGGTCAACATTTACAAGACGAAGAACACGTAGATATCATCCAATCAGAATACAATGGAGGCTATGCTTACGGAAATAATTTTGGTTTAAAATACCTTCAGCAAAAAATACCTGAAAACACCTTTGTTGTTGTAAGCAATAACGATATTTCGATTGATAATCCGAAGCTGTTAGAGCAACTGACGAACAGTTACCAACAATGTAACGATATTGCATTTATTTCGCCCCTCATGCACATGGATGGGCGACCCGCCCGTAACGCTGCCTGGAAAATTCCGGGTTTTTCTTATGATATCCGCACGGTCGTCGGTTTTAACAGGGCAAAAGCCAACGAAGCTGTTTATTATGATTTGCCCACACAACAAAAACCAATGGCAGTGGATTGTCTTACCGGCTCCTTTTTTATGGGAAAACTGGAAACATTTATACAATTAGACTTTTTCGACGATCGTACCTTTTTGTATGAAGAGGAGCGCATTCTGGGGCTAAAAGTAAAAAAAGCCGGGCTTAAGAATTACCTGGCCTTACAGCTTGGTTTCTTTCATGAGAACTCCACCATTATCAGCAAAGAAATGAATCATCTGGCACAACTTCAGCATTTATTGAATAGCAGAATCGTTTTTCATAAATTTCATGCCGATACAAATATCTTTTTGCAAAACTTTTTAAAACTATTTTATGCGTTATTTCTTTTTGCCAAAAAGCTTCAGTTGAAATTCAGAAAAAGCAAATAA
- a CDS encoding SLBB domain-containing protein, whose protein sequence is MRFNILKYSFFILLFLFLIQGKLMAQIVNPMEQNVSEIKSSQISDAQMRVIMQRAIESGMTPDQIESLARSRGMNESEIEKFKERAERLYDNKIMEDGSKGVKINTRPTVEYPEGLEERLPYTAKTQTNDNFGFSLFKNTDLTFEPSFNVLTPRDYLIGPGDLVNIDVWGASQHSYQEVVSNDGSIIISNIGPVFLSGMTTEDAGNKLETILGRIYSGLKDGKTSMKVTLGAVRSIQINIVGEVVLPGTYNISAMATAFNAMYIAGGPAENGSLRDVQIIRDNKIVATIDFYEYLIDAKQSNNIRLQDQDIIFIPPYKNRVRINGEVKRHMAFDIKPDESLEDLIGFAGGFTGNAYTERVKILRKTGKEKRILDIATDYLDAVRLENGDEVQIDAVLNRFENRVFISGAIFRPGSYAINEGTTLKELINKADGLREDVFKDRISVFRLQDDLTREHIAVDLNNLLASNLDFTLQREDSIHIPSIHDLRETRTIQIEGEVKLPGIYPYSENTTVEDFIIQAGGLLETASTANIEIARRVSNDTSTVTTVKLADVIKFPIDKSLALSDEASNFVLKPFDQVFIRKSPAYIPQMLVSINGEVNFPGKYSITSRTERISDLIKRSGGITTEAYINGASLIRKRTPNKTLTDKAIDNITMEKESSNNINIIRNEFDIIAVNLASILSNPGGNSDLVLQEGDSIRILKSVQTIKVSGSVYNPNVVPFDESLSVKHYLANAGGLTKRSKPGHIYVVYANGSVRKTDKTLFGRKYPELQAGAEIIVPSKGERRKLSQTGAISLAASLSLILVSLINTM, encoded by the coding sequence ATGAGATTTAATATCCTTAAATATTCCTTTTTCATTCTACTATTCCTGTTTCTGATCCAGGGGAAACTGATGGCCCAGATCGTAAATCCGATGGAACAAAATGTTTCTGAAATAAAATCAAGCCAGATCTCGGATGCCCAAATGCGAGTCATCATGCAACGTGCTATTGAGTCGGGTATGACACCTGACCAGATCGAATCTTTAGCCCGGTCGCGGGGGATGAATGAAAGCGAAATAGAGAAATTTAAAGAACGAGCTGAACGTCTTTACGATAACAAAATAATGGAGGATGGCAGTAAGGGGGTAAAAATAAACACACGCCCAACGGTAGAGTATCCTGAAGGTCTGGAAGAACGACTTCCCTACACTGCAAAAACACAGACAAACGATAATTTTGGTTTTTCGCTGTTTAAAAATACCGACCTCACCTTCGAACCCAGCTTTAATGTTTTAACGCCGCGCGATTATTTAATTGGTCCGGGTGACTTGGTAAACATAGATGTTTGGGGGGCCTCGCAACACAGTTACCAGGAAGTGGTTTCAAATGATGGAAGTATAATAATTTCAAATATTGGTCCCGTATTCTTAAGCGGAATGACGACAGAAGATGCCGGGAATAAACTGGAAACAATCTTAGGCCGGATTTACTCAGGACTTAAAGATGGAAAAACCTCAATGAAAGTTACATTGGGTGCAGTACGGAGTATTCAGATAAATATTGTGGGAGAAGTGGTTTTACCCGGAACTTACAATATTTCGGCAATGGCTACGGCATTTAACGCCATGTACATAGCCGGAGGTCCTGCGGAAAATGGTTCACTAAGGGATGTACAGATAATACGTGACAATAAAATTGTTGCAACCATCGACTTTTATGAATACTTAATAGATGCCAAGCAATCCAATAACATCCGCTTACAAGATCAGGACATCATTTTCATCCCTCCTTATAAAAATCGTGTAAGGATAAACGGAGAGGTAAAACGCCACATGGCCTTCGATATCAAACCTGACGAATCGTTGGAAGATTTAATTGGTTTTGCAGGAGGATTTACTGGAAATGCTTATACCGAACGTGTTAAAATCCTTCGGAAAACCGGCAAAGAAAAACGCATATTAGACATTGCTACGGACTATTTAGATGCCGTTCGACTGGAAAATGGCGACGAAGTTCAAATAGATGCGGTTTTAAACCGTTTTGAAAACCGGGTATTTATTTCGGGAGCGATATTTCGCCCGGGTTCATATGCCATCAACGAAGGAACCACTTTAAAAGAACTAATAAACAAAGCCGATGGTTTACGCGAAGATGTATTTAAAGACCGCATCTCAGTTTTTCGCTTACAAGACGATTTGACAAGGGAGCATATTGCTGTTGATTTGAATAATTTATTAGCTTCCAATCTCGATTTTACCTTGCAACGTGAAGACTCCATTCATATTCCTTCGATCCACGATTTGCGCGAAACACGCACTATACAAATTGAAGGCGAAGTGAAACTGCCGGGAATTTATCCCTATTCCGAAAATACGACAGTTGAAGACTTTATTATTCAGGCCGGAGGATTATTGGAAACGGCATCTACCGCAAATATTGAAATTGCCAGACGCGTGTCAAACGACACTTCAACAGTTACAACAGTAAAACTTGCTGATGTGATTAAATTCCCAATCGATAAATCATTAGCGCTAAGCGACGAAGCATCCAATTTTGTATTAAAACCTTTCGATCAGGTATTTATTCGCAAATCTCCTGCTTACATTCCGCAAATGCTGGTAAGCATTAACGGCGAAGTTAACTTCCCAGGGAAATACTCGATAACTTCCCGTACGGAACGAATCTCCGATTTAATAAAAAGGTCGGGTGGTATTACAACAGAAGCCTACATTAACGGTGCCAGCTTAATTCGGAAAAGAACCCCAAACAAAACACTGACGGACAAAGCCATTGACAACATTACAATGGAAAAAGAATCATCTAACAATATAAATATCATCAGAAACGAGTTTGATATAATTGCTGTTAACCTGGCGAGTATTCTTTCCAACCCGGGAGGCAATAGCGATTTGGTTCTGCAGGAAGGCGATTCAATACGCATATTAAAATCGGTACAAACCATAAAGGTCAGTGGCTCGGTATACAATCCAAATGTAGTTCCTTTCGACGAATCGCTTAGTGTGAAGCATTACCTTGCAAATGCAGGAGGTTTAACAAAAAGATCAAAGCCCGGTCATATTTATGTGGTTTACGCCAATGGCTCAGTAAGAAAGACTGACAAAACGTTATTTGGTCGTAAATACCCTGAATTACAGGCAGGGGCCGAAATAATTGTTCCAAGTAAAGGCGAACGAAGAAAACTTTCCCAAACAGGTGCCATTTCGTTAGCCGCCTCTCTCTCTCTGATTCTTGTCTCTCTAATCAATACCATGTGA
- a CDS encoding GNVR domain-containing protein has protein sequence MSKNTAIINKKDYLEIRDLLIKLKQNRGILIKSAVIAFLAGVFIVVFTPKVYKTEVSLLAESNSGSPANGLMGQLGNLAGFDVGGLMGMDMSGSNNSALTPDLYPEVVKSTTFLIDILQENVYLPQKELTMSVGEYLQEQTKPTISGWPGYALSLLKPKGEKRLIPQKNEGEPLNLSQADLDLIKGLANTIEVNIIKSEGGITGGDSKIIKVSVEQQDPYVSALLTEKVIASLKQYIIDYHTSKEKKDLAFIEARYQEAKARYFEKQEALADYDDSNVNVILASAKSRRDRLVTESTLASNLYKSLAQKREQAQILVQDKTPVFTVIEPAKVPQQKSKPKTIFTIISLTLIGLFAGTCIVLWKEFIVSNGTNNID, from the coding sequence ATGAGTAAGAATACCGCTATCATAAATAAAAAAGATTACCTCGAAATAAGAGATCTGCTTATCAAGCTAAAACAAAATCGCGGAATACTTATTAAATCAGCTGTCATTGCTTTTTTGGCAGGAGTATTTATTGTTGTTTTCACTCCGAAGGTATATAAAACAGAAGTTAGTTTATTAGCCGAATCCAACTCGGGCAGCCCGGCAAATGGTTTAATGGGACAACTGGGAAACCTTGCTGGATTTGACGTAGGAGGGTTAATGGGCATGGATATGAGTGGAAGTAATAACAGTGCCTTAACGCCCGACTTGTATCCGGAAGTGGTAAAGAGTACAACTTTCCTTATCGATATTTTGCAGGAAAATGTGTATTTACCCCAAAAAGAACTTACAATGTCGGTTGGCGAATACCTGCAGGAACAAACTAAACCAACTATTTCGGGATGGCCGGGTTATGCCCTGAGCTTGCTAAAACCAAAGGGCGAGAAAAGACTGATCCCTCAAAAAAACGAAGGAGAACCTTTAAACCTTTCTCAGGCAGATCTGGATTTGATTAAGGGACTGGCTAACACCATCGAGGTAAACATTATTAAATCGGAAGGTGGAATTACCGGTGGCGACAGTAAAATTATTAAAGTAAGTGTGGAACAACAAGATCCTTATGTTTCAGCACTATTAACCGAAAAAGTGATTGCCAGTTTAAAACAATACATTATTGATTATCATACCAGTAAAGAGAAAAAAGACCTTGCTTTTATCGAGGCCCGATACCAGGAAGCCAAAGCCCGGTATTTTGAAAAACAGGAAGCTTTAGCCGATTACGACGACAGTAATGTAAATGTAATTCTGGCATCAGCAAAATCGCGCCGCGACAGGTTAGTTACTGAAAGCACCTTAGCCTCAAACCTCTATAAAAGTTTAGCGCAAAAACGTGAACAGGCACAAATACTCGTTCAGGATAAAACACCCGTATTTACCGTAATTGAACCGGCAAAAGTACCCCAGCAGAAAAGTAAGCCCAAAACAATTTTCACTATTATCAGCCTTACACTAATAGGTTTGTTCGCAGGCACTTGTATTGTTCTCTGGAAGGAATTTATAGTTTCAAACGGTACAAATAACATTGATTAA